The following nucleotide sequence is from Thermogemmata fonticola.
CGCCTGGCGGGATTGTCTCTCTGAGGCGGCCGATCGCATGGGGAGCTGCGGTTAGCTATGACGGCGGCCGAGGCTCGATTTCGCTGGCGGAGCGGCAGGGGCGGACAAACGCAACGGGAACGCTATAACGTCGCCACCAGCGGGTTGTGGCCCACACCACGGCGGAGGGAAGGGGACCTCAGTCGCGGCGGGCAGGACGCAACCGTTCGACCTGTGGAGGGGCAGATCATGCGCTCCCGGTTCATCACCTTGGCAAAAAACGTGATTCTAGCAGTGGGATGGCTTATGATGGCGGAACCCGTCTATGGCGATGAGGGGATGTGGCTGTTCAACCAGCCGCCGCGGGAATACTTGCAGAAACAGTACGGTTTCGCCCCGGATGACGCCTGGTTGGAACATGTCCGGCTGGCCTCGGTCCGCTTCAATTCCGGCGGCTCCGGCAGCTTCGTCAGCCCCTACGGCCTGGTGATGACCAATCACCACGTGGCTTCGGATGATCTGGCCAAGCTGTCTACCCCGGAGAAGAACTACCTGCGTGACGGCTTCCATGCGAAAACTTTGGCGGAGGAGTTGCCTTGCAAGGGGCTGGAGCTGAACGTCCTTATCGGGATCCAGGATGTGACGGCGGAGGTGGAAAAGGCGGTGCCGCCGGGGACCCCGCCCGCCGAGGCGTTCAAGCTGCGCCAGGCCCGCATCGCCGAGCTGGAGAAAGCCGCCGCTGACCCAGACAAAAACATCCGCGCCGATGTCGTCACCCTTTACGCTGGCGGGCAATATCACCTCTACACCTTCAAAAAGTACACTGACATCCGCCTGGTTTTCGCGCCGGAAAAAGACGCCGCCTTCTTCGGCGGAGACCCGGACAACTTCGAATATCCCCGCTACTGCCTCGATGTGGCCTTTGTGCGCGTGTACGAGAACGGCAAGCCGATCAACAGCCAGCATTATCTGAAGTGGAGCGCCCAGGGGAGCCGGGAAGGGGAGCTGGTCTTCGTCTCGGGGCATCCGGGCCGGACCAACCGGGGCAATACGATGGCGGAGCTGAAATACCTGCGGGACACCGGCTATCCCTATCTGCTCCAGCGTCTCAACCGGCTGGAGGTGCTGCTGAGCGCCTGGAGCGCCCGCAGCGAGCGCAATGCCCAGCGTGCGGAAGATGAGCTATTCAGCATCCAGAACAGCCGCAAGGCGCGGATCGGCGGCTTGGCGGGCCTGCTCGATCCCAAACTGATGGCCCGCAAAGAGGCCCAGGAGAAACGCCTGCGGGACTATCTGACCCATTTGCAAGTGCGGATGCAGCCCCTGCCGCCTTGGCACGCCGAGGCCACGAAAGCCTTTGAGGTCATCGCCCAGGCGGAAAAGGTCCGGGCCGAGTTGATCCGGGATGTCACCCTGCTGGAAAACGCCGCCGGCTTCTATTGCGCCTCCTTCGGAATCGCCCGAACCCTCGTCCGTGCTGCCGAGGAGCTGCCCAAACCCGGCGGAGAACGCCTGCGCGAGTTCGCCGACGCTCGCCTGCCCAGCCTCAAATTCCAGCTCTTCTCCGATGAACCGATCTATGAAGACCTGGAGATCGTCAAACTCACCGATGCCCTGACCTTCCTGGCGACGAGTCTGGGAGCGGAGCACGAACTGGTTCAGAAAGTGCTGGCTGGCAAATCCCCCCGCGAACGGGCCTATGAATTGATCAGCGGCACTCGCGTCCGCGATGTGGAGTTCCGCAAGAAAGTCTTCGCAGAGATCGAAGAGAAGGCCAAGGCCGGCCAGAAGGTCGAGGTCAGCCGTTGGAACGATCCGATGATGGATCTGGCCCTGCTGGTCGATCCGGCTGCCCGCGCCGTACGCAAGCGCTTCGAGAATGAAGTCGAGGAGCCGAAGCGCCAGGCTTACGCCGCTTTGGCCAAGGCCCGCTTCGCCATGGATGGGGACCGGGTCTATCCTGATGCCACCTTTACCCTGCGTTTGGCCTTCGGCGTGGTCAAGGGGTACAAGGAAGATGGCAAGGACGTGCCGCCGTTCACCACCTTCGCCGGCATGTTCCAGCGAGCCGAGGAGCAGAAGCATCAGCCCCCCTTCGTGCTGCCCAAGCGCTGGCTGGAGCGCAAAAAGGCCCTCGATCTCCAGACGCCGCTGAACTTCGTCTGCACGGCGGATATTATCGGCGGCAACTCCGGCTCGCCGGTCATCAACAAAAAGGGGGAGGTCGTGGGCCTGATCTTCGATGGCAACATCCAGTCGCTGGTGCTGGACTTCATCTACGATGACGAGCAAGCGCGGGCCATCTCCGTCGATAGCCGGGGCATTCTGGAAGCGCTGCGCAAAATCTACGATGCCCAGGACCTGGCGGATGAGATCACCGGCGTCCTCAAGCGCTGACAGAGAAAGGGAAGGAGAGGAGCGGAGACAGGGCGAAGGTAAGGCGGAGGCGGGGGTCCAGCCGAGCGGCGGCGCAAGAGGGGCGGCGGAGCGCTGCCGGGGACCGGAGGGACCAATCAGGCCGTGGCGGAAGCGGCTGCCCCAGCTTCCCAAGGGAGTGACACAGCGATGGCGGAAACCCGCAGCACTCAGCTCCTGGTGATTGGCGCCGGACCCGGCGGCTACCCGGCGGCGTTGCATGCGGCCGATCGCGGATGGGCCGTCACCCTGGTCGATGAGGATAACCGCCTGGGCGGCGTCTGCCTCAATCGCGGCTGCATCCCCTCCAAGGCGCTGTTGCATATCGCCCGGCTCCTCCATGAAGTCCGCGCCTTGGCGGAACAGGGCGTGCGCTTCGAGGGACCGCAGATCGACCTGGAGCGCCTGCGCAGCTACGTCCAGAAGCAAGTCGTGGGCCGGCTCAATAGCGGGATCGCCCAGTTGACCAAGGCCCGCGGCGTCCAGGTGCTCACCGGTCACGCCACCTTCCTCGACCCGCACACCGTCCGGGTGCGTCCCAGCGTCGGCGAAGAGCTGACCTTGCGCTTCGAGCATTGCATCCTGGCTCCCGGCTCGCTGCCCGTGGTGCCTTCCGCCTGGCAGGTCGATCCCCAGCGCATCTGGGATAGCACGGCCGCCCTGCAACTGTCCTGCCTGCCGCCGCGCTTGTTGGTCATCGGAGGGGGGTACATTGGCTTGGAGATCGGCACCGTCTATGCGGCCCTGGGCAGCCAGGTGACGGTCGTGGAAGCCTTGGACGGCCTCTTGCCCCTGGCGGACCGGGACCTGGTGGCGCCGCTGGAGAAACGCCTGCGTCGGGAGTTCGCCGCCATTTACGTGAACACGCGGGTGGCCAGTGTGCAAGCGGCGGAGGAGGGGATCGCTGTGACCCTGGAAGGCCGGGATGTGCCGGAACGGCTCCTCTTCGACCACGTGCTGGTCGCCGTGGGGCGCCGGCCCAATACGGCCCATCTGAACCTGGACAAGGCCGGGGTGCAGGTCGATGAGCGTGGTTACATCCGCGTCGATGCACAACGCCGCACCAGCGTACCGCACATCTATGCCGTGGGCGATGCGGCGGGGGAGCCGGGACTGGCCCACAAGGCGACAGCGGAAGCACGGGTCGCCGTCGAAGCGCTCTTGGGGGAACCGGCGGCCTGGCAGCCCCGCGCGATTCCAGCCGTGGTCTTCACCGATCCGGAAATCGCCTGGGCCGGCCTGACGGAAAAGCAAGCCCAGGCGGAAGGGATTCCCCACGAGGTCCTCAAGTTCCCCTGGACCGCCAGCGGCCGCGCAGTAACCCTCGACCGCACCGAAGGGTTGACCAAACTCCTCGTCGAGCCGGACAGCAAACGCATCCTGGGCGTTGGCATGGTCGGCGTCGGTGTCGGAGATATGATCGCCGAAGGAGTGTTGGCCATCGAGATGGGCGCCGTCGCCCGCGACCTCCTGGAAACCATTCACCCCCATCCCACCCTTTCGGAAACCCTCATGGAATGTGCCGAGCTGGCTTACGGTGCCTCCGTCCATATCGCTCGTCCGAAACGCAGTTAGAGCTGCTCGTTGGAAACACCCAGCGCGTATAAGTGAGTGTTGCTTGTTCAACGGAGTGAGTGCTATCCGTGGGCTACGCCGTCCGAAGCGTGTCCCCGGTTCCTTCCAGGAAGTGCGGCGTGAGAAGAGCGGTTCTGGCCCCTTGGCTCTGATGTTTCTCGTTGCCTAAGCGCTTCTACGCCGGCGGCCGGCGGTGGGGCCGCGTAGTATTCCTGGTACAGTTTCTCTACGATGGTTTCGCCATGCCGGGCCAAACGCCGCCGGATGCGCCAGTTCTGCCACAGCACGGGGAGCAGTCCCCGCTTTTGGAAGCGGCGCGGAGAGACCGTCACGGGAAGATCGAGATAGGCGAGCGGTCCGCTTAGCTGCAAACGCCGGGATAGGGCCACATCTTCCAGAAACGGCCAGGGGGGAAAGCCGCCGATGGCTTCCAGGACCGAGCGGCGGAAGAACTGGGCCTGGTCGCCGTAAGCCAGTCCCCGGCGGGCGCGGCGGCGATCGGCCCATTCGACGAGACGATACCACCAGGCTGCACTGTCAAAGCGATGGCCCAGGCAGCCGCCCACAATTTCGGGATGATCGGCGAGCCGTTGGCGGACCCGTTCCAAAGCCACAGGGGGGAAGATCATGTCGGCATGGGCGATCAGGATGATGTCCTGCGGACAGAAATCCAGGGCGTAAGCGATCTGTCGGCCTCGGCCGCGCTGAGGACAGGAGAGAACCAGGGCGCCGCCTTGCTCCGCGATGGCCGCGGTCCCATCCGTGGAGCCGCCATCGGCGACGACAATGCACTCGGCCGGTGCGCTTTGCTCCTGAAGCGACTGGAGCAGCAGGGGCAAGCAATCCGCTTCCTGCCAGGTCGGCACGATGACAGCCAGGGTGAGGGTGCGTGAGGGTGAAGGCCGGTCTGTCATGGAGCGGTTCATCCTTCCTCCAGGGAGGGGGGAAATAAGAGAAAACAAGGATGCAGGGGGACGATAACACTTGTCGCGGTCCAGCCGGGTCAAATCTCCTCAAAGCGGGCGGTGAAATGCCGCAGTAGCGGGGGTGCGTCGATGAGGCGCAAGCCGCGGATGGACGAGCGGTCGGCGTAGACTTCCGCCACGGCTTCGATGACGTAGTCGATGTGGCTTTGGGTGTACACCCGGCGGGGGATGGCCAGGCGCACCAATTGCATCGGCGGATGGATCATGCGTCCCGTGGCCGGGTCCTGCCGTCCGAACATGACGCTGCCGATCTCGACGCCGCGGATCCCCGCATGGCGGTACAGGGCACACACCAGGGCCTGGCCGGGAAATTCATCCGGCGTCAAGTGTTCGCAGAAATCGGCGGCATCGATGTAAATAGCGTGCCCCCCCGGCGGCTCGACGATCCGCACCCCGGCATGCAGCAGACCTTCGCCCAGATACTCCACGCTGCGGATGCGGTATTGCAAGTAATCCTCGTCCAGCACTTCCTGGAAACCCTGGGCCATCGCTTCCAGGTCCCGCCCTGCCAGTCCGCCGTAAGTGATGAACCCTTCGGTCAGGATCAGGAGGTTGTTGGCCCGCTGGGCTAGCTGATCATCCCGCATGAGCAGCACGCCGCCGATGTTGACCAGCCCATCCTTCTTGGCGCTGATGGTGGCGCCGTCGGCCAGAGCGAACATGTCCCGGACGATGTCCCGCACGGAGCGGTGCTGCTGTCCTTCTTCCCGCAGTTTGATGAAGTAGGCATTCTCGGCGAAGCGGCAGGCGTCCAGGAACAACGGGATGCCGTAACGGTCGCAGACCTGGCGCACCGCTCGAAGATTGGCCAGGCTCACGGGTTGGCCGCCGCCGGTGTTGTTCGTGACGGTCATCATGACGACGGGGATGCGTTCCGGCCCCACCTTCTGGATTAGCTCTTCCAGCCGGGCCACATCCATGTTCCCCTTGAAAGGGCGGCGCAGGCGGGGCTTTTTCCCTTCTTCGCAGAGCAGGTCCACCGCCTCCGCTCCGGAGTGCTCGATATTCGCGCGGGTGGTGTCGAAGTGGCTATTGCTCGGCACGATCTTACCCGGCCCGCCGAGCAGCTCGAAGAGGATGCGTTCGCTGGCCCGGCCTTGATGCGTCGGCAGAACGTGGGGCATGCCGGTGATCTCCTTCATCACGGCCTCGAAACGATACCAGCTCCGCGCCCCCGCGTACGACTCGTCGCCCCGGAGCATCCCGGCCCACTGCTCGCTGGACATCGCCGCTGTGCCGCTGTCGGTGAGCAAGTCGATCAGCACCGCCTCCGCCGGTATCAAAAACGGATTGAAATAGGCGGAACGCAAAATCGCCTCCCGTTCCGCGCGTGTGGTCAACCGTAACGGTTCCACCATCTTGATGCGAAAGGGTTCGATGATGGTCTTCATTCTGGGTTCCTCGGCGCCCGCTCTTGCAGCCACGACAGGGTATGATCCATATTACCGGACTGCCGAGCGAGCCGATAGCCTGACCCCCGGCTGCCTGATGGACCGATAGCTTGCCGCTGGGGGTGGGCGAAGAGTCGATCGCCCGCCCGCTCCGGGCCGCTAAAGCAACGGAGCGCTCGCTGCCTTCGCCAACTTGCATGAGGGAGCCTGCCGATGATCCGCCTGCTCCAACCGCCGGATGTCCCCCCGTTGCTGGAACTCACCGCGCAGACGGATATGTTCCTCCCTCACGAACTGGACGCTCTGGAGGAAGTCTTTACGGACTACTTCGCCGCCCTGAAGGATTACGATCATCACGCCTGGGTTTGGGAGGCGGAAGAGCGCTTGCTCGGCTTCGTCTACTATGCCCCGGCACCGCTGACGGATCGGAGCTGGTATCTCTACTGGATCGTCGTGGCAAAGGAGTACCAGCGCCAGGGCTTGGGCAGCCGATTGCTCCAATTTGTGGAAGCGGACCTGCGCACCCGCGGAGCACGTCTGTTGCTCGTCGAAACGTCCTCCAAGCCGTCCTACGCTCCGACTCGCGCCTTCTACCACAAACACGGTTACACGCTTTGTGCTACCGTGCCGGACTTTTACGCCGATGGCGACAGCCTGGTCATTTTTGCCCGCCGCCTCTGAGACTCCGCGGCCTTCTGAGAGTCGCCGGTATGTTGAAGGCTTCCCCAGGTCTTGGCCCGCCTGGCTTCCCCTGGCTTTTCCCTCGGCATCGAACCGCTGACTGTTGCTCGGCTTGAGCCCCGAGGTCCGGTGACACAGGTTCGTCTTGGCTCTCCCTCGGCGCAGAAGGAGGGGGGGCATGGCAAGGCGAAACGAATTCAAGCGGAACGGAAGCGTGCCGTCAGGGGTTGGAGACGCTGAAGGGCCTCGGCGTGGCACAGGCCATTGGTGGCGAGCAGTCCGCGGCGCTGGGCGAAGTCGTCCGCTTGATAAGCGATGGGTTGGCCGAAGAGGTCGGTGACAGTGCCGCCGGCTTCAGTGACCAGCAAGTGTCCCGCGCAGATGTCCCAGTCGTGAAAGGTTTCGTAGGTGTTGGCGTAAACGTCGGCTTCGCCGCGGGCGACACGGGCGAGCTTGACGCCGCCGGAATAGGTCTCCTGAATGTGCTTGGGTGTGAGCAGAGCTGCGGCGCGGCTGACTTGGCCAGGTTTGGCCCAGGATTGCACCAGGATGCACTCGGAAAAGGGGCGGCGGGAGACCTGGCAGCGGACGGCGGTGGCATCCCCGACATAGGTCCAGCAGCCGCCGCCCTGCCGCGCGAAGGTGATCCGATTCTGGGCGGGTTCAGCGACGACTCCCACCACTGGCATTCCCTCGGCCAAAAGGCCGATCATCACGGAGAACTGGCCGTTTTTGCGGGCGAACCCCCGGGTGCCGTCGATCGGATCGACGACCCACGTCCGCGGGCCGCGCTGTGCCACAGTCTCGAAACCGCTGATCTTCTCCTCCGCGCAGAGAGCATCGTGGGGGAAGTGGTGGTGGAGCCGATCCAAAATCAGTTCCTGCGCCCGCCGATCGACGGGGGTGCTGATGTCGGCAGGGGCATCCGGAATGGCTGTGAAGGCCTGGTATTCCTGGCGGAGGCGCTCCGCGGCTTCCTCCGCCACCTTCAGAGCGATCGTCAATTCCCTATCCCAGGGCATGGCTACTCCTGTGGGTTGGATGCCGTCTCGGCGACCTGGGCTTCCGCCAGCAGTTGCAAGCGGCGGTAATAGTCGTTGCGCTGCCACAATTCCCGGTGGGTGCCCATGTCGCTGATCTTACCGTTGACGATGAGGAAGACCCGATCCACCCAGCGCAAGGTGGTCAAGCGTTGGGCC
It contains:
- the lpdA gene encoding dihydrolipoyl dehydrogenase codes for the protein MAETRSTQLLVIGAGPGGYPAALHAADRGWAVTLVDEDNRLGGVCLNRGCIPSKALLHIARLLHEVRALAEQGVRFEGPQIDLERLRSYVQKQVVGRLNSGIAQLTKARGVQVLTGHATFLDPHTVRVRPSVGEELTLRFEHCILAPGSLPVVPSAWQVDPQRIWDSTAALQLSCLPPRLLVIGGGYIGLEIGTVYAALGSQVTVVEALDGLLPLADRDLVAPLEKRLRREFAAIYVNTRVASVQAAEEGIAVTLEGRDVPERLLFDHVLVAVGRRPNTAHLNLDKAGVQVDERGYIRVDAQRRTSVPHIYAVGDAAGEPGLAHKATAEARVAVEALLGEPAAWQPRAIPAVVFTDPEIAWAGLTEKQAQAEGIPHEVLKFPWTASGRAVTLDRTEGLTKLLVEPDSKRILGVGMVGVGVGDMIAEGVLAIEMGAVARDLLETIHPHPTLSETLMECAELAYGASVHIARPKRS
- a CDS encoding tryptophanase, translating into MKTIIEPFRIKMVEPLRLTTRAEREAILRSAYFNPFLIPAEAVLIDLLTDSGTAAMSSEQWAGMLRGDESYAGARSWYRFEAVMKEITGMPHVLPTHQGRASERILFELLGGPGKIVPSNSHFDTTRANIEHSGAEAVDLLCEEGKKPRLRRPFKGNMDVARLEELIQKVGPERIPVVMMTVTNNTGGGQPVSLANLRAVRQVCDRYGIPLFLDACRFAENAYFIKLREEGQQHRSVRDIVRDMFALADGATISAKKDGLVNIGGVLLMRDDQLAQRANNLLILTEGFITYGGLAGRDLEAMAQGFQEVLDEDYLQYRIRSVEYLGEGLLHAGVRIVEPPGGHAIYIDAADFCEHLTPDEFPGQALVCALYRHAGIRGVEIGSVMFGRQDPATGRMIHPPMQLVRLAIPRRVYTQSHIDYVIEAVAEVYADRSSIRGLRLIDAPPLLRHFTARFEEI
- a CDS encoding 3'(2'),5'-bisphosphate nucleotidase CysQ family protein, with the protein product MPWDRELTIALKVAEEAAERLRQEYQAFTAIPDAPADISTPVDRRAQELILDRLHHHFPHDALCAEEKISGFETVAQRGPRTWVVDPIDGTRGFARKNGQFSVMIGLLAEGMPVVGVVAEPAQNRITFARQGGGCWTYVGDATAVRCQVSRRPFSECILVQSWAKPGQVSRAAALLTPKHIQETYSGGVKLARVARGEADVYANTYETFHDWDICAGHLLVTEAGGTVTDLFGQPIAYQADDFAQRRGLLATNGLCHAEALQRLQPLTARFRSA
- a CDS encoding TIGR04283 family arsenosugar biosynthesis glycosyltransferase, with the translated sequence MNRSMTDRPSPSRTLTLAVIVPTWQEADCLPLLLQSLQEQSAPAECIVVADGGSTDGTAAIAEQGGALVLSCPQRGRGRQIAYALDFCPQDIILIAHADMIFPPVALERVRQRLADHPEIVGGCLGHRFDSAAWWYRLVEWADRRRARRGLAYGDQAQFFRRSVLEAIGGFPPWPFLEDVALSRRLQLSGPLAYLDLPVTVSPRRFQKRGLLPVLWQNWRIRRRLARHGETIVEKLYQEYYAAPPPAAGVEALRQRETSEPRGQNRSSHAALPGRNRGHASDGVAHG
- a CDS encoding GNAT family N-acetyltransferase, with the translated sequence MIRLLQPPDVPPLLELTAQTDMFLPHELDALEEVFTDYFAALKDYDHHAWVWEAEERLLGFVYYAPAPLTDRSWYLYWIVVAKEYQRQGLGSRLLQFVEADLRTRGARLLLVETSSKPSYAPTRAFYHKHGYTLCATVPDFYADGDSLVIFARRL
- a CDS encoding S46 family peptidase encodes the protein MTAAEARFRWRSGRGGQTQRERYNVATSGLWPTPRRREGDLSRGGQDATVRPVEGQIMRSRFITLAKNVILAVGWLMMAEPVYGDEGMWLFNQPPREYLQKQYGFAPDDAWLEHVRLASVRFNSGGSGSFVSPYGLVMTNHHVASDDLAKLSTPEKNYLRDGFHAKTLAEELPCKGLELNVLIGIQDVTAEVEKAVPPGTPPAEAFKLRQARIAELEKAAADPDKNIRADVVTLYAGGQYHLYTFKKYTDIRLVFAPEKDAAFFGGDPDNFEYPRYCLDVAFVRVYENGKPINSQHYLKWSAQGSREGELVFVSGHPGRTNRGNTMAELKYLRDTGYPYLLQRLNRLEVLLSAWSARSERNAQRAEDELFSIQNSRKARIGGLAGLLDPKLMARKEAQEKRLRDYLTHLQVRMQPLPPWHAEATKAFEVIAQAEKVRAELIRDVTLLENAAGFYCASFGIARTLVRAAEELPKPGGERLREFADARLPSLKFQLFSDEPIYEDLEIVKLTDALTFLATSLGAEHELVQKVLAGKSPRERAYELISGTRVRDVEFRKKVFAEIEEKAKAGQKVEVSRWNDPMMDLALLVDPAARAVRKRFENEVEEPKRQAYAALAKARFAMDGDRVYPDATFTLRLAFGVVKGYKEDGKDVPPFTTFAGMFQRAEEQKHQPPFVLPKRWLERKKALDLQTPLNFVCTADIIGGNSGSPVINKKGEVVGLIFDGNIQSLVLDFIYDDEQARAISVDSRGILEALRKIYDAQDLADEITGVLKR